One Clostridium estertheticum DNA segment encodes these proteins:
- a CDS encoding HIT family protein has product MKEANTMSECIFCDYNQSEVIVENKLTFAILDHFPVNNGHCLIIPKRHFADFFEATEEEVKAIYSLMHEVKEMFDIQYEPAGYNIGINVGTYAGQTINHLHVHLIPRYIGDVEDARGGVRNLKEAMVEYDG; this is encoded by the coding sequence ATAAAGGAGGCAAACACAATGTCAGAATGTATATTTTGTGACTACAACCAATCAGAAGTAATAGTAGAGAATAAATTGACATTTGCAATATTAGATCATTTCCCAGTAAATAATGGTCATTGTTTAATTATACCTAAGAGGCATTTTGCTGATTTTTTTGAGGCAACTGAAGAAGAGGTTAAAGCTATATATAGCTTAATGCACGAGGTAAAAGAAATGTTTGATATTCAATATGAACCCGCGGGATATAATATAGGAATAAATGTAGGAACTTATGCTGGACAAACTATAAACCATTTGCATGTGCACCTGATTCCTAGATATATAGGTGATGTGGAAGACGCAAGGGGTGGAGTGAGGAATTTAAAAGAGGCAATGGTTGAGTATGATGGATAG